CCCCCCTGCACAGAAATGCTGAGCATCTCCCTTGCTGAGCCCCTGACTCACACAGACGACAGCAGAGAGGAGCTCACTGAGGCTCAGGCCCAGAGACAAGTAGGGGATGTCTTCATCATCAAAGCCAACTGTGTGCAGAACTTCAAACGTGTAGTTATAAATCtgaagggaagagagaaaatgCGTGAGGAGGAGCCACGTCCAGTGAATCAGCGCTGCCTCCAGAGGTCCTGAGCCATCTCTGTGGGAGGGAGGCAGGCGAGGCCCAACCCGAGGCGGCACACAGAGAACTCTGGCCTCCTGGGACATGTTGGAGCAATCAAAACTTTGGCAGAAGGAAAATGAACAAACTGCCCAGACTTGAGGGAGAGCTAACCTTGGAATGGCTGTCAGTAGGTACCAGGGCACAGATTTAATCTGAGGCAGCTCATACCTCCTGGGAGAAATATTTCAGTTTGAATCTTTGGTTTTTCTCCTGCTCCTTTCCTCTGAGTTTGTTAGAGGAAGGTGGTTTCCTGGGAGGAACACGCAGGTAATACTCAACCACATGAATGCCGCTCAACTGCATGGCCACCACGACCAGGACGAGGAAGAAAAGCTGCCAGCGCAGGGCCGGTGCCTTCAGCAGCTCCAGGACACTCTTGCTCCTGGTGCTTCTTTGCAGGGCGGCCTGCTGCTTCCTGAGGTCATCAAGCTCTGCTTGGAGAGCCAGAGAGTCCCCCCAGAGAGTCTTCATGGCTGTGAAGGAGAGGGCAGAGACCCTCATGTCACTTTCTCTGCTACAGCAGCCAAGGCCTCTGTGGGAAAGCCAGGCAAGATGGGGGGCTCTTCGTACATGAAGGGCTCCAGCGATCACGTCAAGGAAACCCAAGGCCCAGCCAGTGGCAGACAGGGCCCACCCAACCTCCCACACATAAGTGGGATTCCTGGCCACATTTTCTCCAGCGCCAACCTTGCCTTGCAGATGAAGCTTACATCATCTGGTTTGGAATAGTGGCACAGAGAAAAGGAGTGCTTGTGCAATGCAAGGAATAATCTAACAAAGCAATTTAGATAATTCAACCAAATTAGCAAAGCTACATCTCACATGGgaaggcaaataaaataaaataaaatttgacaAGAATCTGTAGGCAATCTGACTCGGATAAAATATTTTTCTACAGTCAAATGTGATCTGTTCAGTCCCTGAAAGTGAGGAAAAGCCCACTCCTCCGGCATCTCCAAGGGAAAAGTCTTTGGGCTTCAGGTCTGCCCTGCCAGCATCTGGTTATCATGTGGCCCAGTTAACATGCCAAATTAAATACACATAAGTACAGAAATCAAATTCTCTTTTCAAACTCATGAGGCTCTTTATACCCACAGAATGTTTCACAGAGGCTATTCCACAATATAACCATTTCTAGTAGAACAGAAAGAGCCCAGTTACCTTTCAGGCATCCTTCCTCATCTCCTTTCTGCAAGAATAGGTGAGGCGGAGATTCAGGGAAGAAGGGCAAGGTGAGCAACTGGATCGAGGCAGCAAGGCCAGTGGAGGCCATCAGCAGTGGCCACAGTGAGGCACTTCCCAGGAGCTCTCTGGGCAAAGCAGACCAGAAGACACACGTGATGTCCCCCCAGAGAGCCAGGGGTGGCTTTTGCTGGCCACCCGATAGAGCAGCACCCTGGAACTGGTCTACAGCAGAGGCACATGCAGATCTGCTGCTGTGGAATTGGCATATTATCATGCGTGGAAGGGGAAGGATCCTCAGAAGACCCACCACGCAGAAAGACGTTATTGCCCTCTGGACTGCAGCTATCaattggggagggaggcaggggaggCAGCATCTGAGCAGGAAGGCAAATGTGTGGTTCTACCTTTGTCCCATAACTTGACCAAGGACTTTTCCCAGGCTCCAAAAGACAGAGGCAGTTGAATTTGCAAATCCACGGAGCTTTTTAGGGGAAATTTCCCCGACGTACTGAGGGTGGAGAGGGATGCAGATACCTTGAATTGAAGGCAGACACAGGCGGTTAGGATCAGAAGAACCAAAACAGCAGGACTGGGGAGGAGCGATCCATGTCTCAGCTCTGTGGGATTCCTGCTTATCAAAACTGTCTCTGGGAAGGCTGCCCAAGAGCTGCACACCATGGAAGCCGACTGGGGCTGGAGGGGATAAaatctggggggaggggagggagctgAAAGAGCTGGAGATCAAGGGGTCTGGCTGAAGCAAAGGGCCAGTATTTGGGGCAGGCCAACCCCTTTCCCAGAGTTCCTCATTCAGGCAGCAGGCTGGAGGAATCAAGCCTTGCCAATGAATAAAAACCAGTTGTGAGAAGTGCGTACCTGTGCTGATGCCACTCAGGAAGCGTCCCACCAGGATCAGCTCGAGGGACTTGCTCATCTTACTGAAGCCCATCAGGGAGGCACTCGCCAGCATGGCCACGTTGTTAGCCACGAGGCATTTCTTCCTGTCGAAACAAGGATGGAGAAGAACCTCAGAAGAatgctgcaccagctgcagttgggTCAGACCACATGGAGGCCATCTAGACCagcctcctcttctcacagtggtcagccagatgccccaacgggaagcccccaaggaggacccgagtgcaacagcaactcctgaggtttccagcaacttgtattcagagagGCATCCTGCTGCCGACTGTGGAGGGACAGCAGAGCCCTCAtgactagtggccattgatagccttattctccatgaatgtaTCTAATCCTTTTCCAAAGCTACCCTggctggtggccatcacatcaTCCTGTGTGGGCAAATTCCACAGATGAAGAAgacttaattaaatttatatccacccCCTTCTCCCAAAGGGAATTTAactgtgctgtatgaagaagtacttctttttgtctgtcctgaatcttccaacactcagcttcattaCAACTGTGCCAAGACGGCTCCCCATCCAGACAGAGTTCTGCAGTGGCCTTTTCTGGCATTTCAAGGGACGTCAGGAGAAGGTGCCAAAGGGAGCCCTGAAATGCCCAGGCAGGCACCGCAGAGAGTGCACACACCAAGCGGCTCCCCTTCCAAGCCTCACACAATGCCTGCCCACCCATCTGATGCCCCATGAGGACTTGGCTTCCCTGTTCAAAGCAGCAGAATTATTTCTAATAGGAAAAATCACGTTCAGCAGTAATGTGGAGATGGTGGGTGAGACTTCACTGCCTGCAGATCCCAGATGAGCAAGATCCAGGCATGGTTATTCAGAGCACACAAGCTCAAAGGTATTCTCTTGGATAGCCTTACCTCTTCCATGGCTTCCTTGCCTAGGTGACAGCATCTCCTGACCTGCCAATGGAAGCCAGCAGGAAAACTGCCTGTCCTGGCAACCAGATTGGCAAACGCCTCTGCTGCCTTGGGGGGCTGACACCTCCCTCCAATGGAGCCCCGGCCAACTAATTCACAGCACGTTGCCTTGTGGCTCCAACTGGCTCTCCACTGGCAATTTATGTTTCAAGCTTAGACATACTTTCCAAATTTTGTAGTCAGGTATCCACTGGCCAGAGTACCCAGGAGTCCTCCTAAGCCAAAGATAGACACGACCAAGGCCCACAGCAAGGTGAGGGTTTCGGGGTGGACAGGGAGCCCAGAGCGCTCCAGCCAGGAGTTGTTGATAAACATTTTCACATGCTGGAAAAGAGGAAACATGGTTCACTGCAAGATGGTAGGAACGTTGGCAGCTGGGGTCGAAACGCAACAGGAAGTAAATGGCAAAGACTCCCTGACTGATGGGGGAAAGGATTGCCTATAACGATCTGGAGGCCACACATCTGTCAGTGCTCCAGTCTGAAATCGGTTATGTGGAAATAAAGGCCAATCCAAGCATCCAAAGGTATTTGGTCGATGCAGTGTTTGGCTAAAAGCAATTGTGGGGCTGCATGGGCCACATTCTGCCCCATTTTCAGGATACAatagaggtcatcaggagttttggagtgcattttcagcaatatgctgatgatacgcagctctacttctccttttcatcttcttcaggtgaggctgtcgatgtactgaaccgctgcctggccgcgataatggactggatgagagctaataaactgaaactcaatcctgacaagactgagatgctgttggtgggggggtactctgcccaggtggttgatgtcagacctgctctggatggggttacactccccctaaaggagcaggtccgtagtttgggggtcttattagatccgctcctgtcacttgaggctcaggtagcctcggtggcacggaatgcgttctaccagcttcggctggtagcccaactacaaccctatctggacagggagaacctcgcctcagttattcacgctctggtaacctctagattggattactgtaatgcactctacgtagggttacctttgaagacgattcggaaacttcagctagtgcagaatgctgcggccagagttcttactgggacaaagaaattcgaccatataacacctattctggcccaactgcactggctacctatatgtttccgggccagattcaaagtgttggttcttacctataaagcccttaacggcatcggaccgcaatatctgatggaacgcctctctcgctatatacctacccgttcactgcgctcgacatctaaggcccttctccgggtcccaactcatagggaggcccggagaacaacaattagatctagggccttttcagtggtggcccccgaattatggaatgccctcccagatgagatacgcctggcgccttctttgttaccttttcggcgccaggtaaaaacctacctcttcgcccaggcattttaaacttaaatttaatttaattttaaacttaactgtaactgtatttttattttgttcgtattttaattttgtttttaaatatgttttatattgtatgttttaatccacacttgttcgtttttaaatgtggttttattttgctgtacaccgccctgagagcttgttgctatagggcggtttaaaagcgtaattaaataaaataaataaaaataaataatattcaagtGTGTGTCCATGATTCTTGCAAAGGCAACACCTTGGCAGAGCATTTTGGGTGAGCTTTAGGTGTCTCTGCAGCTTCTACCCACCACTGAAAGAGGGGTTTTTACACCAAGTTGCTTCTTACCACAGATGTGTAGGTGATCATAGTCCCCTGAAAGCCAGCCTGGAGCGACCCACCAATTCCCAGAACAACGATCATGAGGAGCAGTTTCTGGTGCTCAATCTGGGGAGACACAGAAATCTCCTACTCAAAACCCAGTTTGTGTGCAAGAAAGGCTCTGTTCCTTTCACCTCAGCTCACTTCAGGTTAGAAAGAGACTGGGGCATGTATGTGGGGGCTCCCTGTGCTGGATGGAATTGCTTTGCAGCACAAAAATTACACGGCTCAAACCACATGATTTCCCATGTTAAATGGGAAGGTGAGATAGAGCAAATATCTAGCACCAAACTGATTCAGGtgaaaattcattttaaattCCAGTTAATCATGCAACATATTTGGAGTAGGGAGAGGACAGACAGCTGGGTCTTCGGGAATGGACAAACAAACCTTCTGACTTTGTCTTTACCCAGAATCTATGGACTTGTGCAGCTACAAGTTTATGCTGTGATGGAAATGTAGTGATGAGAGGACTGACTCGTCCCCAAGTCCTTCACGGGAACTGACAGAATCAGTTGCCTGAAGAACTGAGGAAATAGTCAGGAAGACTAATTCTGACATTActccccacccctctccccaTGATGTACATCTCGTGCACTTCCAGTCGCACCTGTGGAAGAAGGAGGCTGGAGCAGGTTGGAGCTGAGGGATAACTTGAACTCGGGTTCCTGAGTTCACAGCAAAAGTCCAACTCCCTTGACAAACCAGCAAGCAAGAGAACTCCACCACAGGGAATGCGAAGCAGGCTTGTGTGTGATTTGAAAGTTGTCATAACTGACACCTCCCCAGCAAATGGTGATGGGTTATTAAAGGTGGAATATCCGTAAGTCAAGCAAGTCAACAAGCAAGCCAAGCCTTACTCACCAAGTCCCAAAGGGAGCTGCCCATCTCTGCGCAAGAGCTTTCGTCCTCTAGGaagtccctgctgctgctgctggcactaCCACCTCCTCACAGGGTGGGCTGCCGGCCCTGATTCCGAGGTTACTTCATCCTGTTTTGTTTGGCCTGACACCACCGGCCCCAAGATTAATGGTTAATTTTGCATGTTATCATTACGCTTGATTCGTTTCAGTGACTGGAAGAGCTCTGCAGTCAACTGtgcttacttgtgtgtgtgtcatgGCTTGGGAATGTTTACTAAAGTGTAACCGCTCATTGAAGTGCAGAGAGGGATCCAGGCATGCATCCAGGCAGTGACCCCACTTGCTACTTTAACCCCCACTCTGCCCTCATGGTATTAACTCATCAAGCCTGACACTTCACCTTTTGCTGCAGGTGCTGTTGCAACCTCTGTGGCTAACCTGGGATTGTGTAAGAAGCGGGGGGGGGTTCTTTTCACGGTGGGAAGTTATGATGTCATTTATACTTTTATTATTGCCAGACtactgtttatttgtttattattaaatttatattttgcactttcctccaaaggagcccagggccccGACACGTCAGTACTAAAACAATATCCTAAAATAGCCTTCTAAAGGAACTGTTGCTTTACAATTGTGTTTGCAACAGAAGCCTATTTTCTGATGTAGCCCAACAGCACCACCTTGAGTGACTATGATTCAGCATCCTTTGGACCTCCTGAATAGGAAGATATCTTGGGGTTTATTTCCATGTACATGTTCTCAGGTTAACCCCTTTTATACCATAGCCCAACTGGTTGGAACTGACTAGTCTTTTTTGTAATGTACAGAATCATTAAAGGAGATGGATGCAGCCTCTAAATAAATTCCTGCCACTCACATCAGAGGTGGAGCTTCTTTTGCAATTGGTCCAAACACTAATCTATCTTAGTTAAGAGCCAGTTTTTATTTGTCTCAAATTCCCAGAAACATGCAGCATCTCCCTCAGTCCCCTTATCTCCTTGGAACCATCCCTTCAGGTGACCAAAGATGGTCACTCGCTCAGGACCCCTTTTCTACATCTGCCTTCATTATCTTAAAAAGGTGTTTCTCTGGGGTGGACGGTGGCTATTTTTCCTGCTGATATGGCTGGTgcttctgtcgaagccctggtcactctgtgggaTTCAAATATTTAGTTATTTatgcattatttgatttatatcccacccttccttccagcaggagcccagcgggCACTTGGCCTAAGCCCACCAGAGACCCCTTCTCCCTCTGAGCTGAAACTGGGCAGCAGCTAATGGCTTGAACACAAGTGGAGGAAGCCTCTAGCTGGATCTGACCAAAACCAGGTTACAGCTCGTTGTGGAGCCTCTTCTGTGGCAGTGACATGGTGAAGACAGGGGTCTTCCCTGCTGTCATTGTATCTTCCTATTGCCACCCAGTGGCGCTTGTCTGGGTGGTTAGAGGGAGGCCtattaaaatctgctccagagaataATGCAGCTAAACCTTCTGTGGCACACTGAcgtatttgcaaggcacttggaggaTAAAGTTGTTTGTACCCATCATAACGTAGACCCACACATTTCATTAGCAAAGGTTGCTTCGGTGTCATTGATTTTCAGTGACCGAGACCTGAGGATGCAGACAAGATGTTTAGACAGGTGTGGCCAACCATTTGTGTGCTAGGGCCTTGGTCCTCTTGCTAAAAATACCAGAATCCTACTCCCTAATAACTCAGAGCAGGCTTTCAGTGTAACTGCCTCTGTtatgtggaacagcattcctatTGAGATATGACATGGGCCTGCTATCTGTGCTTTCCGGAAGCAACTGAAGACGTGtatgtttcaacaagcttttacaACGGGATGAAAAGGTTTCTGCCTTAGGTGTTTGTTTTCTATtgcttttatatcgcctagagggattgggaataggaggcactgtattacggtggttccgctcctttctctctgataggtaccaacaggtggcattgggggaggaggtttcagacccttggcctctcaattgtggtgtgccacagggctctatcctctctcccatgctatttaacatctatatgaagccgctgggggcaatcatcaggagatttgggctgcagtgtcaccaatatgcggatgacactcagctctatctctcatttaagtcctcaccagagttggctgtggagaccttgtccaagtgcctggagtccgtgagtggatgaatgggaaggaataggctgaaactgaaccccgacaagaccaaggtactgctcgtgggggacaagagaaggttgggaaccgttgacctgaagttcaatgggatgagtttacccctaaaggaccaggtccgcagcctcgaggttgtacttgattccaagctgtccatggaggctcagatttcggctgtgagccgggcagcttggtaccaactacaccttatacgtaggctgcaaccctaccttcctattcatcagctcccactggtagtacatgccctggtcacctctcgattagattactgtaatgcgctctacgtggggttacccttgaaaacggtccggaaactacaacttattcagaatgcggcggctcgattactcacaaacagttgtcgccgggaccacatcacgccagtgttgttcgatctacactggcttccagttgttttccgggcccaattcaaggtgttggtattaacctttaaatccctacacggtctcagcccagtttatctaaaggagcgcctacaacgccaccaatcatgccgcctgacaagatcggccacacaaggccttctctcagtcccgccaaccgaagcagctaggttggcgggcactagagagagggccttttcagtggcggcccccaccctctggaactccctcccacaagatcttcggcacatctcttccctgaatatgttccgcaaggccttaaagacctggctttttcagcaggctttcaggacttttggggaggcttaatatctttctgttttaaatgcctcctattatgtattgcttgcttttataatttatattatttcactgtattttgtactgtattctgctatatttattgtatgtacgtcgcctagagtggccattggccagataggcgacacataaattaaatttattattattatttattattattattattttaaacttattttcaaggttttgttgttgttatgtgcctccaagtcgactacgacttatggtgaccctatgaatcagtgacctccaagagcaattTTCaaggttatattgtttttaaaactattttaaagtttttaaatatgttcaCTGTTACTGGCTGGTATGAATATcctcttttggggcaaggtgtttgAGATCTTGGATGAACTTGATTTTCTAGGTCCATTTTAATTGGGTTTGGCCCTGGTTTTCTGCTGTTAATTTTTGTGCTGGTTCAGTGTTTTTAAGGCATTTGTCTGGGGGTTATTTTATGGATTGTACTGTAGTTGTGCAATTTATTGATTTTTGTAAATTGCCGATTTGTCAATGGGTGGTCTAGAAATGGCATGCATAAAGAATAAATTATAGAAACACAAATTATTTCCTGCCATTGCTAACAGTGATTGCCAGTTATGGCTTCTAGCAAAAGAATGCATCCAACGGAGTCTGGGACTGCTCACCGGGGATCTTGCTGAACATCCTTAGACAGACTCTTCAGCTTATGAGGTGTCATTGCCTCTGCAGGCCCCGTCAATGGGATCACCTGGAGTGTTTCTTGGCTTTGCTCCAGAACGTCACACTGTGGTCAAAAGGTAGGGGAAAGGTTGAGTCTCCagccagagagagaaaaaagtgagCCCAGAAGTAAGGAGTAAGGCCCTCGGCTTAGGCTAGACACACAACTACTAGGCTGCTGGCGCATGCGCCACTCACTGGCCACCTGAGTGATTTACTGCTGGCTTTTTACTTCTGTATCCTTTCTATGCCACATTCCAGGTGACTCAGAAACAGCATATGACCAAGACACATTTCAAAAATTATTACATAGATGCAATATTAACATCACATTTAATTATCCATCTTGAACAAGCTATGAAGCCTCTGCTATGAAAATAGTATGTCAGTCTCCAAAAATCCCAGCACTTCTCAGCTATTCCTCTTTCAGGCAGTCTGCAAGTGAGGGTGAAGGGCAAAAGAGGAGAccacccccctccccccttgcAGAGACAGCTGGCAGAAGAGGCCACCTATTGAGATTGCTAGCACACCTCAGCCAGCCAAACTTGAGATGCTCTTGACAGCCACAATGAATTATtcactcatattgtttcaaaatctCTTGGGATGCATATTATCCTATTGCCTTGTGTAATAACAGAGTCTTATCAGTGTGTAGAGAAAAGAGGGGAGGTATATTTTGTGTCGCCTGGAAATTGGGTCTAACCTACAGTCTCAGCTTTGAAGCTGATGGTGGTTTAGCTTTAGGTTAAAAAAACTCAGCTGATGACATTTACAAGAGGACTTTTTGAGTGACTGCAtgtttgtgggggtggggtgggggagtgggggGAAGGAGCCTGAGTGCAGCCATTAATGAAGAGGGGAGAAAAAGGGTCACAAATTGTGCAGGAGGGTGAGGGTGAGCAGAGCACAAACAGTGACAGAGCATGGAAAGTGTGCAGGGGAAGTTGCAGTGTCTCTTCCTGGGGTGAAGACCTGTTGGAAAATGTCCCGTTTGGAAACTCTTTCTAAtaggtttttctccctttcctggTCAACTCAAAAGCTTGTATAGGCAGAGTGGTCTTCCTGGAAACCTGTCCTAAGCACAGCTGGAAGTTTCCTCTGAAAAGGTGAAGTGTTGAATTCCTCTGTGATTTCCACAATGGATTTCCCTTTAGTCTCTGGAAGGAACAGGTAGAAGAACATTCCTGATCCCACAAGGACAACCATGAAGATGAGGAAACAGAAAGGGCCCAGACCTTTCTGGAAATAAGACAcaaatgagagagaaagagaattaaCCCCTGGACAAGTCCAGATAGGCAACTGCTGCAGAGTTTTGTTGCCTTTGGCCTCAGTTCCTAGGGGGTGGGGTTGTTGCTACATAGATACTCATGAGATGGTGGCTCTGATGGCACCAGCAGAGAATGTAAAGAGGCACATATTAGCCATGTGGACAATGCATCCATGGATTCCATTGCACATGGCCAAGAAGCATCTCTAAGCGAGATGCATTGGGCTCTGTGCCGGTCCCTTGACATAAACATTGGCGAGACTAATTGTGAGCTGCATTGCATCACATGCCATCTGGGCCATCAGGTGTTTGCTGATGTAAAGAGGAACCTCTGCCTCTAAAGGACAGCTGGAGGAGGCATTGCTTTTGCTGGGCTTCCTCTGGTGGAGTCTGAGGGGGATTTGGTGGGGTTGTGTCAGGATGAGGCCAGAGAAAGGGATCTCTGTCACCAGGCCCTGCTGCAGACCTGAGGTAACTGGCTGGCATGATTCTCCTTCCCTTCTGCCCCATCTAGATGCAGGTCCCATATCTGTCAGACTCAGAATGGAAAGCAACAAATACCAGACCACTTGTAAATAAATCCAGAACTAATAAAGTACTTGCACCCTCCCTCTTCATGCCTTTGCAATGTTCATTCAGTCTTGGCTCAGGCCACATGATGGCACCACAGCGAAGggtcctggctgggtcaggaaggAGGCAAGAGACTGGAGGCATTTGAAGCCAGGTTCAGAAACCTCTTGATCCAGGAGAGATAAAATGTGGTATGACCTCTCttgtggttttctttctttctaaatacCAGCCACAGTGGGTGAGTGTACCCCTTTCCTCCTGTAGTACTTCCCCACCAAAATCACCTCCCAAAGATATTTGACCCCCAAGTTGCAATTTGCTACCATGAACAAAAAACactttttgtatgtgtgtatgtggtgaATTTAgcaggaaagggttaaactcctTGGTCTCACCCCATAGTACTAATCTGGATTCaaccctgcccccccccgcatGGTTCCTACTTAGAACAACAGTAAGAGCCACAATACTGCTGTTATCGCCAGAGGATTGGGAGCCTGTGACAATGCCAGCAggccagaagcagagcttggaaaagttacttttttgaatgacaactcccatcaacccaatacagtggccatgctggcaggggctgatgggagttgtagttcaaaaaaaagtaacttttccaagctctggagaagtTACAGGAGCTCAGAGAACTCCAAGTGAGCAACTCCTCCAACAAACGTTTGGAGAAGAGTGAGCCTTTCAAGGCTTCTGCCCCTAGATTTCTTCTGCCAAGCTCTGCCCCCTTGTGGGTAACTCTAAAGGGCCAGAGTCTGGCCTGAAGACAACACTCCTCCATTCCACAGCTTCTTGAGCGATGCGCACCCTGCACCACCAGGCTTCCGCCTGAGTCGCTTCAGGCTTGGTGGTCTGATCTCCAGCAGTCACGCTCAGAGCGCTGAACTGGGCTGGCTCCGTAGCTGGAGTCTCTGCAGCCTCTGAATCTGAGTCTAGACTGCGGTTGGACTCTGGGGTCATGACCCAGGTGCCAGTGCGAATGAGCAGGCCCAAATGATATGTGACCCATGCACCGAATCATGAAtggccttttaaaaagtaaatggcTAATCCAGATTGAGAGGATGGCAAGAGGGGTTGGGGCGAGCTTAACCCCATGGCTGCTATGTA
This Rhineura floridana isolate rRhiFlo1 chromosome 19, rRhiFlo1.hap2, whole genome shotgun sequence DNA region includes the following protein-coding sequences:
- the LOC133373486 gene encoding solute carrier family 2, facilitated glucose transporter member 11-like, whose amino-acid sequence is MGSSLWDLIEHQKLLLMIVVLGIGGSLQAGFQGTMITYTSVHVKMFINNSWLERSGLPVHPETLTLLWALVVSIFGLGGLLGTLASGYLTTKFGKKKCLVANNVAMLASASLMGFSKMSKSLELILVGRFLSGISTGICIPLHPQYVGEISPKKLRGFANSTASVFWSLGKVLGQVMGQRELLGSASLWPLLMASTGLAASIQLLTLPFFPESPPHLFLQKGDEEGCLKAMKTLWGDSLALQAELDDLRKQQAALQRSTRSKSVLELLKAPALRWQLFFLVLVVVAMQLSGIHVVEYYLRVPPRKPPSSNKLRGKEQEKNQRFKLKYFSQEIYNYTFEVLHTVGFDDEDIPYLSLGLSLSELLSAVVCSFIIDRFGRKVLLWGGFGLMATVLAAVTLTISLQPWFSWMPYCSLFLIFCVVIFFGIGPAGAAASLRMEIFDQSSRSSAYVIGGVLNWVGIFVIGMLFPFVVERLHQFSFLIFMGALYISGFIIYFFLPETKGKSILEIREEFDKLNFKKKQILTLETNFTEECVFCTKL